A stretch of Parafrankia irregularis DNA encodes these proteins:
- the thrS gene encoding threonine--tRNA ligase, giving the protein MSDVRVTVQRGQQAEERVVRAGTTAAELFDGERSVIAARVGGRQRDLAHPLAEGDVVEPITVDSPDGRAIVRHSCAHVVAQAVQDLFPKAKLGIGPPIQDGFYYDFDVERPFTPEDLKAVEKRAQEIIKAGQRFSRRVVTDDEARAELADEPYKIELIGLKSSAGDDAEASVEVGAGELTIYDNLDPKSGELCWKDLCRGPHVPTTRHIPAFAVQRSAAAYWRGSERNPQLQRIYGTAWESREALKEYQHRLAEAEKRDHRRLGAELDLFSFPTEIGPGLAVFHPKGGAIRTVMEDYSRRRHIEAGYEFVNTPHITKSDLYEISGHLDWFADGMYPPMQLDGGADYYLKPMNCPMHILIFRSRGRSYRELPLRLFEFGTVYRYEKSGVVHGLTRVRGLTQDDAHLFCAREQLPEELDSVLKFVLGLLRDYGLEDFYLELSTRPEGKAIGSDEEWAEATELLREAASKQDLELVMDEGGGAFYGPKISVQAKDAIGRTWQLSTIQVDFQLPQRFDMTYQAADGTRQRPFMIHRALFGTIERFFAILLEHYAGALPPWLAPVQVVGIPITDEHVPYLDDVAAKLRERGIRVEVDSSDDRMQKKIRTAQKQKVPFMLLAGDEDVSKGAVSFRFRDGTQRNGVPVDEAIAEILDAVDRRIQV; this is encoded by the coding sequence GTGTCCGACGTCCGCGTTACCGTTCAGCGAGGTCAGCAGGCCGAGGAGCGGGTGGTGCGGGCGGGTACGACGGCCGCCGAGCTCTTCGACGGCGAGCGGTCGGTGATCGCCGCCCGGGTCGGTGGCCGCCAGCGTGACCTGGCCCATCCACTGGCTGAAGGGGACGTCGTCGAGCCGATCACCGTCGACTCGCCGGACGGGCGGGCGATCGTGCGCCACTCGTGCGCGCACGTGGTCGCCCAGGCCGTGCAGGACCTGTTCCCCAAGGCGAAGCTCGGGATCGGCCCGCCGATCCAGGACGGCTTCTACTACGACTTCGACGTCGAGCGCCCCTTCACCCCGGAGGACCTCAAGGCCGTCGAGAAGCGCGCCCAGGAGATCATCAAGGCGGGCCAGCGGTTCTCCCGCCGGGTCGTCACCGACGACGAGGCCCGCGCCGAGCTCGCCGACGAGCCGTACAAGATCGAGCTGATCGGGCTGAAGTCGAGCGCGGGTGACGACGCCGAGGCCTCGGTCGAGGTGGGCGCTGGCGAGCTCACCATCTACGACAACCTCGACCCGAAGTCGGGCGAGCTATGCTGGAAGGACCTGTGCCGCGGGCCGCACGTGCCCACCACCCGGCACATCCCCGCGTTCGCGGTGCAGCGCTCCGCGGCGGCCTACTGGCGGGGCAGCGAGCGCAACCCGCAGCTGCAGCGCATCTACGGCACCGCCTGGGAGTCGCGCGAGGCGCTGAAGGAGTACCAGCACCGCCTCGCCGAGGCGGAGAAGCGCGACCACCGGCGCCTCGGCGCCGAGCTGGACCTGTTCTCGTTCCCGACCGAGATCGGCCCGGGGCTGGCCGTGTTCCACCCCAAGGGCGGCGCGATCCGCACCGTCATGGAGGACTACTCGCGCCGCCGGCACATCGAGGCCGGGTACGAGTTCGTGAACACCCCGCACATCACCAAGTCCGACCTGTACGAGATCTCCGGGCACCTGGACTGGTTCGCCGACGGCATGTACCCGCCCATGCAGCTCGACGGCGGGGCGGACTACTACCTCAAGCCGATGAACTGCCCGATGCACATCCTGATCTTCCGGTCACGCGGCCGGTCGTACCGGGAGCTGCCGCTGCGGCTGTTCGAGTTCGGCACCGTCTACCGGTACGAGAAGTCCGGCGTGGTGCACGGCCTGACCCGGGTGCGCGGGCTCACCCAGGACGACGCGCACCTCTTCTGCGCCCGTGAGCAGCTCCCGGAGGAGCTCGACTCCGTCCTGAAGTTCGTCCTCGGGCTGCTGCGCGACTACGGCCTGGAGGACTTCTACCTGGAGCTGTCGACCCGTCCCGAGGGCAAGGCGATCGGCTCGGACGAGGAGTGGGCGGAGGCCACCGAGCTGCTGCGCGAGGCCGCCTCCAAGCAGGACCTCGAACTGGTGATGGACGAGGGCGGCGGCGCCTTCTACGGGCCGAAGATCTCGGTGCAGGCCAAGGACGCGATCGGGCGGACCTGGCAGCTGTCCACCATCCAGGTGGACTTCCAGCTCCCGCAGCGGTTCGACATGACCTACCAGGCCGCCGACGGCACCCGCCAGCGCCCCTTCATGATCCACCGGGCGCTGTTCGGCACGATCGAGCGCTTCTTCGCGATCCTGCTGGAGCACTACGCCGGCGCGCTGCCGCCCTGGCTGGCCCCGGTGCAGGTCGTCGGCATCCCGATCACCGACGAGCACGTGCCCTACCTCGACGACGTCGCGGCGAAGCTGCGGGAGCGCGGCATCCGGGTCGAGGTCGACTCCTCCGACGACCGGATGCAGAAGAAGATCCGCACCGCGCAGAAGCAGAAGGTGCCCTTCATGCTGCTCGCTGGCGACGAGGACGTCTCGAAGGGCGCGGTGTCCTTCCGGTTCCGTGACGGCACGCAGCGCAACGGCGTGCCGGTCGACGAGGCCATCGCCGAGATCCTCGACGCCGTGGACCGCCGCATCCAGGTCTGA
- a CDS encoding TetR-like C-terminal domain-containing protein: protein MSVAHANGTDPREHSSRPPSGVARPPGRPRDTRRDPLIIEATLTELAANGFGGLSMEAVAAAAGVGKATVYRRWPTKGALVAEALATLATSHEPHDTGSLRDDLVAAVNAVRRHGIQTLSGRIMPRVLAEKESHPDLFDTYRQQVIVPAREQVANVLRRGVASGELKADLDIDLATDMLVGPVSYRQYTAGSNEVSGTRISQIVDTVLGGIRAD from the coding sequence ATGTCGGTGGCACATGCCAACGGGACGGACCCGCGTGAACACTCGTCCCGGCCACCGTCAGGTGTGGCCCGCCCACCGGGGCGGCCCCGTGACACCCGGCGCGACCCGCTGATCATCGAGGCCACCCTGACGGAGCTCGCGGCCAACGGCTTCGGGGGCCTGTCCATGGAGGCGGTCGCGGCCGCGGCGGGCGTGGGCAAGGCCACCGTCTACCGGCGGTGGCCGACGAAGGGCGCCCTGGTCGCCGAGGCGCTCGCGACCCTGGCCACCTCGCACGAGCCGCATGACACCGGATCCCTGCGCGACGACCTGGTCGCGGCGGTGAACGCGGTGCGCCGGCACGGCATCCAGACGCTGTCGGGGCGGATCATGCCCCGGGTGCTGGCGGAGAAGGAGTCCCACCCCGACCTGTTCGACACCTACCGCCAGCAGGTGATCGTCCCGGCCCGGGAACAGGTCGCGAACGTGCTGCGCCGCGGGGTTGCCAGCGGTGAGCTCAAGGCGGACCTCGACATCGACCTGGCGACGGACATGCTGGTCGGCCCGGTCTCGTACCGGCAGTACACCGCCGGCAGCAACGAGGTGAGCGGGACGCGGATCAGTCAGATCGTCGACACCGTTCTGGGCGGCATCCGCGCCGACTGA
- the panB gene encoding 3-methyl-2-oxobutanoate hydroxymethyltransferase, with protein sequence MNSSIGNPTSSAAGGPSSTPASPTSASAADGSDEAATLYGAPTTAAAATAPAATDASGTTGATGTTTAATGARSTTRSTRSIRLGRSGRTTVRDIRAAKERGEKWAMLTSYDVLSAGIFDEVGIPVLLVGDSAANTVYGYETTVPITVDEMIPLVQAVVRGASNAMVVADLPFGSYQSSPQQALETAARFLKEGGAQAVKLEGGARVLPQVEALVAAGVPVVGHLGLTPQSVHTLGGYRVQGRDRAGDVLLADALGLQEAGAFAVVLEVVPADLAARVTKELTISTVGIGAGADCDAQVLVWQDMAGLSGGQAPRFVKRFAELRTALADAAAAYSDEVSRGVYPTVEHSY encoded by the coding sequence ATGAACTCGTCGATCGGCAATCCCACCTCCTCCGCCGCGGGCGGCCCCAGCTCCACCCCAGCCAGCCCCACCTCAGCCAGCGCCGCCGACGGCAGCGACGAGGCGGCGACGCTCTACGGCGCGCCGACCACCGCCGCGGCCGCCACCGCACCCGCCGCGACCGATGCATCCGGCACCACCGGCGCCACTGGCACCACCACCGCCGCGACCGGCGCCCGGAGCACGACCCGCTCGACCCGTTCGATCCGCCTGGGCCGCAGCGGCCGGACGACGGTGCGCGACATCCGCGCCGCCAAGGAGCGGGGCGAGAAGTGGGCCATGCTCACCTCCTACGACGTTCTCTCGGCCGGAATCTTCGACGAGGTCGGCATCCCGGTCCTGCTCGTCGGTGACTCCGCCGCGAACACGGTCTACGGCTACGAGACCACCGTTCCGATCACGGTCGACGAGATGATCCCGCTGGTGCAGGCGGTGGTGCGCGGCGCGTCGAACGCGATGGTCGTCGCCGACCTGCCCTTCGGCTCCTACCAGTCGAGCCCGCAGCAGGCGCTGGAGACGGCCGCCAGGTTCCTCAAGGAGGGCGGCGCCCAGGCGGTCAAGCTCGAGGGCGGCGCGCGGGTGCTGCCACAGGTCGAGGCGCTCGTCGCCGCCGGCGTCCCGGTGGTCGGCCACCTGGGCCTCACCCCGCAGAGTGTCCACACGCTGGGCGGCTACCGCGTCCAGGGGCGTGACCGCGCCGGTGACGTGCTGCTCGCCGACGCGCTGGGCCTGCAGGAGGCCGGCGCGTTCGCGGTCGTGCTGGAGGTCGTACCCGCCGATCTGGCCGCCCGGGTGACCAAGGAACTGACGATCTCCACCGTGGGCATCGGCGCGGGCGCGGACTGCGACGCGCAGGTGCTCGTCTGGCAGGACATGGCCGGGCTCAGCGGCGGCCAGGCACCTCGCTTCGTCAAGCGCTTCGCCGAGCTGCGGACGGCGCTGGCCGACGCGGCCGCGGCGTACAGCGACGAGGTCTCCCGCGGGGTGTACCCGACGGTGGAGCACAGCTACTGA
- a CDS encoding helical backbone metal receptor, which yields MTSPPAAPFPGSSRGPARDDLGARNDSGARDDLGDLVPVPAVVRRVVSLVPSLTESVAASAPELLVGATDWCSHPPGLAVRRVRGTKNPDLAAIEALAPDLVCANAEENRAEDLAALRAAGLAVWVTAPTTVPAALRSLDRLLRLGCGLARPDWLDVAEQVWAEPFRGRRRRAIIPIWRRPWMAVGRDTFTGDVLARLGVDNALAGSEQRYPRVDIAALPPHDLVVLPDEPYAFSLSDGPESFEARAVCVSGRLLTWYGPSLVQARADLANALASQ from the coding sequence ATGACGTCCCCGCCGGCGGCACCGTTCCCGGGCTCGTCCCGCGGGCCCGCCCGTGACGACCTGGGTGCCCGTAATGACTCGGGCGCCCGTGACGACCTGGGTGATCTGGTGCCCGTGCCGGCGGTGGTCCGGCGGGTGGTCTCCCTGGTGCCGAGCCTGACGGAGTCCGTCGCGGCGAGCGCACCGGAGCTGCTGGTGGGTGCCACCGACTGGTGCTCCCACCCACCGGGCCTCGCGGTGCGTCGGGTGCGTGGGACGAAGAACCCGGATCTGGCCGCCATCGAGGCGCTGGCGCCCGACCTGGTCTGCGCCAACGCGGAGGAGAACCGCGCGGAGGATCTGGCCGCGTTGCGCGCGGCGGGTCTCGCGGTCTGGGTCACCGCGCCGACCACCGTCCCCGCGGCGCTGCGCAGCCTCGACCGGCTGCTGCGGCTGGGCTGCGGCCTGGCGCGCCCGGACTGGCTGGACGTCGCGGAGCAGGTGTGGGCGGAACCGTTCCGCGGCCGGCGCCGCCGCGCGATCATCCCGATCTGGCGGCGGCCGTGGATGGCGGTCGGGCGGGACACCTTCACCGGCGACGTGCTGGCCCGGCTCGGAGTGGACAACGCGCTGGCCGGATCCGAGCAGCGCTACCCGCGGGTGGACATCGCCGCGCTGCCACCGCACGACCTGGTGGTGCTGCCGGATGAGCCGTACGCGTTCAGCCTGTCCGACGGCCCGGAGTCGTTCGAGGCCCGGGCGGTCTGCGTGTCCGGCCGGCTGCTGACGTGGTACGGCCCGTCCCTGGTGCAGGCACGGGCCGACCTCGCGAACGCGCTGGCGTCTCAGTAG
- the npdG gene encoding NADPH-dependent F420 reductase: protein MTSAAPSLPDVSSLAIGILGGSGPQGGGLAVRFALAGHRVLVGSRSAERGRDAAAKLSGAGRLVEGGDNADVAEQADVVIVAVPWEGHGELLADLRKQLAGKIVIDCVNPMGFDKGGAFALPVEEGSAAQQAAAVLPDSTVVGAFHHVSAVLLMDESVASIDTDILVVGDDRPATDTVIALANRIPGMRGIYAGKLRNAGQVEALTANLISVNRRYKAHAGLRVTDV, encoded by the coding sequence GTGACCTCAGCCGCGCCCTCCCTTCCTGACGTGTCCTCCCTCGCGATCGGCATCCTGGGCGGTTCCGGGCCCCAGGGTGGCGGGCTCGCGGTCCGTTTCGCGCTGGCCGGGCACCGGGTGCTCGTCGGCTCGCGCTCGGCGGAACGCGGTCGGGACGCCGCAGCCAAGCTCTCCGGGGCCGGGCGGCTCGTCGAGGGTGGGGACAACGCCGACGTCGCCGAGCAGGCGGACGTGGTCATCGTCGCGGTGCCCTGGGAGGGCCACGGCGAACTGCTCGCCGACCTGCGCAAGCAGCTGGCGGGCAAGATCGTCATCGACTGTGTCAACCCGATGGGCTTCGACAAGGGCGGCGCCTTCGCGCTGCCGGTCGAGGAGGGCAGTGCCGCGCAGCAGGCCGCGGCCGTGCTGCCGGACAGCACCGTCGTCGGCGCCTTCCACCACGTCTCCGCGGTCCTGCTCATGGACGAGTCGGTCGCGTCCATCGACACCGACATCCTGGTCGTCGGCGACGACCGCCCGGCGACCGACACGGTGATCGCGCTCGCGAACCGGATCCCCGGGATGCGCGGCATCTACGCCGGCAAGCTGCGCAACGCCGGTCAGGTCGAGGCGCTCACCGCGAACCTCATCTCCGTCAACCGCCGCTACAAGGCGCACGCCGGCCTGCGGGTCACCGACGTCTGA
- a CDS encoding tyrosine recombinase codes for MMTTAEGGDARRGGPTYDHARTAAGDPADESTDVASGGPVGDGAGEGADAGQVIARYLDHVDGERGLARNSVLAYRRDLRRYQEHLSGRGIRSLGAVGEAQIAQFAITLRTGDESHPPLAAASVARMLVAVRSLHRYAAREGDVSADVAGLVRPAAPPRRPPRALTVDQVTALILQAGAATGEDQTGLARRLRSAALLELLYGTGARISEAVGLDLDDLDLDESVVRLRGKGGRGRVVPLGRYAVIALERYLRGGRPLLVAGVGDAGPAVFVSRRGTRLSRQSAWSALRAAADAAGVTGASPHVLRHSFAAHLLDRGADVRVVQELLGHASVSTTQIYTLTNTDLTTMDHLREVYTSSHPRAVPCPCPGTTATVTAPAVTRLPVPAPVGERPIGDGDPIGAGDRDGARSPEAGA; via the coding sequence ATGATGACCACGGCGGAAGGCGGCGACGCCCGCCGCGGTGGGCCCACGTACGACCACGCCCGGACCGCGGCCGGAGATCCGGCTGATGAGTCGACCGATGTCGCCAGCGGTGGCCCGGTGGGCGATGGGGCAGGTGAGGGGGCCGACGCGGGCCAGGTCATCGCCCGGTACCTCGATCATGTGGACGGTGAGCGCGGGCTGGCGCGTAACTCGGTGCTCGCCTACCGCCGGGATCTGCGCCGCTACCAGGAGCACCTGTCGGGGCGGGGAATCCGGTCGCTCGGCGCGGTCGGCGAGGCGCAGATCGCGCAGTTCGCCATCACGTTGCGTACCGGCGACGAGTCGCATCCGCCGCTCGCGGCGGCGTCGGTCGCCCGGATGCTGGTCGCGGTGCGGTCGCTGCATCGCTACGCGGCCCGCGAGGGGGATGTGAGCGCGGACGTGGCCGGGCTGGTCCGGCCGGCGGCTCCGCCGCGGCGTCCACCCCGGGCGCTGACAGTCGACCAGGTGACGGCGCTCATCCTGCAGGCCGGGGCGGCCACGGGGGAGGATCAGACCGGCCTGGCCCGCCGGCTGCGCTCCGCGGCCCTGCTCGAGCTGCTGTACGGGACCGGTGCTCGGATCTCGGAGGCGGTCGGGCTCGACCTCGACGATCTCGACCTGGACGAATCCGTGGTCCGGCTGCGCGGCAAGGGCGGGCGGGGCCGGGTGGTGCCGCTGGGGCGCTATGCGGTGATCGCGCTGGAACGGTATCTGCGGGGCGGCCGACCGCTGCTGGTGGCCGGCGTCGGAGATGCTGGCCCGGCGGTGTTCGTCTCGCGGCGGGGTACCCGGCTGTCCCGCCAGAGCGCCTGGTCGGCGTTGCGGGCGGCGGCGGACGCGGCCGGTGTGACCGGGGCGTCACCGCATGTGCTGCGGCACTCGTTCGCGGCACACCTGCTCGATCGCGGCGCGGACGTACGGGTCGTCCAGGAGTTGCTGGGTCACGCGTCGGTCAGCACGACCCAGATCTACACCCTGACGAACACGGACCTGACGACCATGGACCATCTTCGCGAGGTGTACACGTCGTCGCATCCGCGGGCGGTGCCATGCCCATGCCCGGGCACGACCGCAACAGTGACAGCGCCGGCGGTGACGAGACTGCCCGTGCCGGCGCCGGTCGGAGAGCGGCCGATCGGTGATGGTGATCCGATCGGCGCAGGTGATCGTGATGGTGCCCGGTCGCCCGAGGCGGGAGCGTAG
- a CDS encoding PKD domain-containing protein, with protein MSGSRPRPGPRAHPPTSARAATRTMLVGAAVIAAILAPGGGPLPGATRPALAAPDPQGACTGAVWGSCDTRATDNGFQYHYRGGYLTKVPLDDGTGTGGGCGDDCPPDPDARCAALTGVGAPPEMTAAERAEYDALIADCGPVLYDPDGIAVDDLAAQFADYLREELLPTPKVVVQPIGNSFANLPTIMYTGVPAAFTFDVTQPVLATISAVPHYSWQFGDGETGPDAPGRPYDPAISPRDHPDAYVTHQYHRPGTYQVTLTVTWDGYFTVPGVAQAFPLDAVALNATTPITIEEAGGVLVGND; from the coding sequence ATGAGCGGCAGCCGCCCCCGCCCCGGTCCCCGTGCTCACCCGCCGACCTCGGCCCGCGCGGCCACCCGCACCATGCTGGTGGGGGCGGCGGTGATCGCCGCGATACTGGCGCCCGGCGGCGGACCGCTGCCCGGCGCCACCCGGCCGGCCCTCGCCGCACCAGACCCGCAGGGCGCCTGCACGGGAGCCGTCTGGGGCAGCTGCGACACCCGCGCCACGGACAACGGCTTCCAGTACCACTACCGCGGCGGCTACCTCACCAAGGTCCCGCTCGACGACGGCACCGGCACCGGTGGTGGCTGCGGCGACGACTGCCCACCCGACCCGGACGCGAGATGCGCGGCGCTGACCGGTGTCGGAGCCCCCCCGGAGATGACCGCGGCGGAGCGGGCCGAGTACGACGCCCTGATCGCCGACTGCGGGCCGGTCCTCTACGACCCCGACGGCATCGCCGTCGACGACCTCGCCGCACAGTTCGCCGACTACCTGCGCGAGGAGCTGCTGCCCACCCCGAAGGTCGTCGTCCAGCCGATCGGGAACAGCTTCGCGAACCTCCCGACGATCATGTACACCGGCGTGCCCGCCGCGTTCACCTTCGACGTCACCCAACCGGTGCTGGCGACGATCAGCGCGGTCCCGCACTACTCCTGGCAGTTCGGCGACGGCGAGACCGGCCCGGACGCCCCCGGCCGACCCTACGACCCGGCGATCTCCCCCCGCGACCACCCGGACGCCTACGTCACCCACCAGTACCACCGGCCCGGGACGTACCAGGTGACCCTCACCGTGACCTGGGACGGCTACTTCACCGTCCCCGGCGTCGCCCAGGCCTTCCCCCTCGACGCCGTCGCCCTCAACGCCACCACCCCGATCACCATCGAGGAAGCCGGCGGCGTCCTCGTCGGCAACGACTGA
- a CDS encoding TIR domain-containing protein yields the protein MTGVIGGQNGGTGTPATRRAVFISYAAADEPWALWVAWQLQQAGYQPRLQAWHAVPGRNLVEWTVQELTAASCVVVILSPAYLRSEWPRAELNSALADSVSGRRLLVPVRVVPCESPPLIREIARISLVDRGEDDAHRVLIEGMRAAFGGQATTPKISPAFPGDSGEVRGQPAPPFPGPDRDALTAQLLELAEEACRLRHPEATIRRGRARGLSGYLDVAGERDGERQRWPVGVSIDSPDVAAVEAFYEAVVKPVYVPIDEFVGSELVHLGDPAGEEALRHARRHRIQVFSLTKFEGRWDPRRYVARQTQRLTDDPTYPPGLYVPQRYTVAGNAIDSLIVGRGERHDVQDDVFAAMRDWLDVEEARFLLVLGAFGHGKTFLLRELARRIPKELPQIVPILVELRTLEKTHSIDDLLALHLSKEGEHGVDVRKVRRKVDQGQVVLLFDGFDELALRVTYDNAAEYLRMVLSAVTGRAKVVLTSRTQHFLTNSQHRTELGTAVRLGAGSREIHLADFDHDQIRQFLVQLFRRQVTAETETRGAALTDEESCAEATRRAESRLTLIGSIRDLLGLSANPRMLGFIADLDEEDLLNARAADGTITSADLYAKLLERWLHHEVARRRPTRGGHQTLDADQLRRAVDALAVFLWESGQDTTDLAGLSTTVQATLNDLGEAKIEPGHAVFMVGSGSLLTRTDDNTFSFVHRSVLEYLVAVQAAAQLAQTDDEVAPGLLSGREMSELMVDFLHGAAPHADLRRWARSALADRRDTNGTARSNALRITRRMDLTIDGAQLAGQDLRGQDLAGQNLRFANMRGANLSGARLHHADLTGANLTGANLTGALLVHPALSGARLTSSLWTDAALLNPLLDSEAAQSPELARAAIPGRDPVDLMVLPGPAAITCAAVTPDGVLAVGWGPTVALLHMATLRPLRLLTGHHGLVEAVAFSPDGTTLATADRGGAVHLWETTTGRQTRKLTGHHGWVKTVAFSPDGTTLATSDTSGAVRLWETSTGQQTQKLTSGSGVETVRFSPDGTTLATGDRSGAVRLWATTTGQQTRRLT from the coding sequence ATGACGGGGGTCATCGGGGGCCAGAACGGCGGCACGGGAACGCCAGCGACTCGCCGCGCGGTCTTCATCAGCTATGCGGCGGCGGACGAGCCTTGGGCGCTGTGGGTCGCCTGGCAGCTGCAACAGGCCGGATACCAGCCCCGGCTACAGGCCTGGCACGCGGTTCCCGGCCGCAACCTCGTCGAATGGACCGTTCAGGAGCTGACGGCGGCGTCCTGCGTAGTGGTGATCCTCTCCCCCGCCTACCTCAGGTCCGAGTGGCCCAGGGCGGAGTTGAACTCGGCGCTGGCGGATTCAGTCTCCGGGCGCCGGCTGCTGGTTCCCGTTCGGGTGGTGCCGTGCGAGTCGCCGCCGCTGATACGTGAGATCGCCCGGATCAGCCTGGTCGACCGCGGCGAGGACGACGCCCACAGAGTTCTGATCGAGGGGATGCGGGCGGCCTTCGGAGGTCAGGCAACGACTCCCAAGATTTCACCGGCCTTTCCGGGTGACAGCGGCGAGGTCAGGGGCCAGCCGGCACCACCGTTCCCGGGACCGGACCGAGATGCGTTGACCGCCCAACTACTCGAACTGGCAGAGGAGGCGTGCCGACTACGCCATCCCGAGGCGACGATCCGCCGGGGCAGGGCACGCGGGCTGTCCGGCTACCTGGACGTGGCCGGGGAACGCGACGGCGAACGGCAACGGTGGCCCGTAGGGGTCAGCATCGATTCCCCCGACGTGGCCGCGGTCGAGGCCTTCTACGAGGCGGTGGTGAAGCCGGTCTACGTGCCGATCGACGAGTTCGTGGGTTCCGAGCTGGTCCATCTCGGTGATCCCGCAGGGGAAGAGGCTCTCCGTCACGCTCGGCGGCACCGGATCCAGGTGTTCAGCCTGACAAAGTTCGAGGGCCGCTGGGATCCGCGCCGGTATGTGGCCCGCCAGACGCAGCGCCTAACCGATGATCCCACGTATCCACCTGGATTGTACGTGCCGCAACGCTACACCGTGGCCGGCAATGCCATCGACAGCCTCATCGTCGGCCGGGGCGAACGGCACGACGTACAGGATGACGTGTTTGCCGCGATGCGCGACTGGCTTGATGTTGAGGAAGCACGCTTCCTGCTGGTGCTGGGTGCCTTCGGGCACGGCAAGACCTTCCTGCTCAGGGAACTCGCCCGGAGAATCCCGAAGGAGCTGCCCCAGATCGTGCCGATACTGGTCGAGCTGCGGACCCTGGAGAAGACACATTCGATCGACGACCTACTGGCACTACACCTGAGCAAGGAGGGCGAGCACGGCGTCGATGTCCGTAAGGTGCGCCGCAAGGTGGACCAAGGCCAAGTCGTGCTTCTCTTCGACGGGTTCGACGAGCTGGCGCTGCGGGTGACCTACGACAACGCGGCCGAATACCTACGCATGGTCCTCTCCGCGGTTACCGGCCGGGCCAAGGTGGTCCTGACCAGCCGGACCCAGCATTTTCTCACCAACAGCCAGCACCGCACCGAGCTCGGTACCGCAGTGCGGCTCGGGGCAGGTAGCCGCGAGATCCACCTCGCCGACTTCGACCACGACCAGATCCGCCAGTTCCTCGTCCAGCTTTTCCGCCGACAGGTCACCGCAGAGACTGAGACTCGCGGGGCCGCCCTCACTGATGAGGAAAGCTGCGCGGAGGCGACCCGGCGAGCCGAGAGCCGGCTCACCCTCATCGGTTCCATCCGTGACTTGCTGGGCCTGTCAGCCAATCCCCGCATGCTGGGGTTCATCGCCGACCTCGACGAAGAGGATTTGCTGAACGCCCGCGCGGCCGACGGCACCATCACCTCCGCGGACCTGTACGCCAAGCTGCTGGAGCGCTGGCTACACCACGAGGTGGCACGCCGTCGACCGACCCGCGGCGGGCACCAGACTCTCGATGCCGACCAGTTACGGCGGGCCGTCGACGCGCTCGCGGTCTTCCTGTGGGAAAGCGGGCAGGACACCACGGACCTCGCCGGCCTATCGACTACCGTGCAGGCGACCCTGAACGACCTTGGGGAAGCGAAGATTGAACCGGGGCATGCAGTATTCATGGTCGGCTCCGGCAGCCTGCTCACGCGCACCGACGACAACACGTTCAGCTTCGTACACCGCTCCGTGCTGGAGTATCTCGTCGCCGTGCAGGCTGCCGCCCAGCTCGCCCAGACGGACGACGAGGTCGCCCCAGGGCTGCTCTCCGGACGAGAGATGTCCGAGCTGATGGTCGACTTCTTGCACGGCGCCGCCCCGCACGCCGATTTACGGCGATGGGCCCGTTCCGCCCTAGCCGACCGCAGGGATACCAATGGCACGGCTCGCAGCAATGCCCTGCGTATCACCCGCCGGATGGACCTGACCATCGACGGCGCTCAGCTCGCCGGTCAGGACCTGCGCGGCCAAGACCTGGCCGGCCAGAACCTGCGGTTCGCGAACATGCGCGGGGCCAACCTCAGCGGGGCCCGCCTACACCACGCCGACCTGACTGGCGCCAACCTCACCGGCGCCAACCTCACCGGCGCGCTACTCGTCCACCCCGCTCTCAGCGGGGCACGGCTGACCAGCAGCCTCTGGACGGACGCGGCGCTCCTCAACCCGCTGCTCGACTCCGAGGCCGCGCAAAGTCCCGAGCTTGCCCGAGCCGCGATCCCCGGCCGCGACCCCGTCGATCTCATGGTTCTTCCTGGCCCCGCCGCCATCACCTGCGCCGCAGTCACCCCCGACGGTGTTCTCGCGGTCGGTTGGGGTCCAACCGTGGCGCTCCTGCACATGGCCACCCTGCGCCCGCTACGCCTGCTGACCGGCCATCACGGCTTGGTGGAGGCGGTGGCGTTCTCCCCGGACGGCACCACCCTCGCGACCGCTGACCGCGGCGGAGCGGTCCACCTGTGGGAAACCACCACTGGCCGACAAACCCGGAAACTAACCGGCCACCACGGCTGGGTGAAGACAGTGGCATTCTCCCCGGACGGCACCACCCTCGCCACCAGCGACACCAGCGGAGCAGTCCGCCTGTGGGAAACCAGCACCGGCCAACAAACCCAGAAACTGACCAGCGGCAGCGGTGTGGAGACGGTGAGGTTCTCCCCGGACGGCACCACCCTCGCCACCGGCGACCGCAGCGGAGCAGTGCGTCTGTGGGCGACCACAACTGGCCAACAAACCCGGAGACTGAC